A window of Parambassis ranga chromosome 10, fParRan2.1, whole genome shotgun sequence contains these coding sequences:
- the ergic1 gene encoding endoplasmic reticulum-Golgi intermediate compartment protein 1 isoform X2 — translation MSKVRQTACGGFSTDPADVSALLANFLPLKIGHWLPVCQHAAVGRGEGQWSVDGKTQTVRWVVGLDIQDEMGRHEVGHIDNSMKIPLNHGAGCRFEGEFTINKVPGNFHVSTHSATAQPQNPDMTHTIHKLAFGEKLQVQKVQGAFNALGGANKLSSNPLASYDYILKIVPTVYEDLSGKQRFSYQYTVANKEYVAYSHTGRIIPAIWFRYDLSPITVKYTERRQPFYRFITTICAIVGGTFTVAGIIDSCIFTASEAWKKIQIGKMS, via the exons atgtcaaaggtcagacagacagcCTGTGGAGGTTTTAGCACAGATCCAGCAGACGTCTCTGCGCTGCTGGCTAACTTTCTGCCTCTGAAAATAGGCCACTGGCTGCCAGTGTGCCAACATGCGGCGGTCGGTAGAGGAGAGGGTCAGTGGAGTGTTgatggaaaaacacagacagtgagaTGGG TGGTGGGTTTGGACATTCAAGATGAGATGGGCCGCCATGAGGTCGGTCACATAGACAACTCCATGAAGATTCCTCTCAACCATGGTGCTGGTTGTCGCTTCGAGGGAGAGTTCACTATCAACAAA GTGCCAGGAAACTTTCATGTGTCGACACATAGTGCTACGGCTCAACCACAAAACCCTGACATGACCCACACCATCCACAAACTAGCCTTTGGAGAAAAGTTGCAG GTACAGAAAGTCCAAGGAGCCTTTAATGCGTTAGGAGGGGCCAACAAGCTGTCATCTAATC CTCTGGCCTCATATGACTACATACTGAAGATTGTACCGACAGTATATGAAGACCTATCCGGCAAACAGAGGTTCTCGTACCAGTACACAGTAGCTAACAAG gAATATGTTGCTTACAGCCACACTGGCAGAATTATCCCAGCAATCTGGTTCAGATATGACCTCAGTCCAATCACAGTCAAGtacacagagaggaggcagcCCTTCTACCGCTTCATCACAACA ATTTGCGCCATCGTTGGAGGGACATTCACTGTGGCGGGAATCATCGACTCCTGTATATTCACTGCTTCGGAGGCCTGGAAGAAGATCCAGATAGGAAAAATGTCATGA
- the ergic1 gene encoding endoplasmic reticulum-Golgi intermediate compartment protein 1 isoform X1 — MPFDVRRFDIYRKVPKDLTQPTYTGAFISILCCVFILFLFLSELTGFIATEIVNELYVDDPDKDSGGKIDVSLNISLPNLHCDLVGLDIQDEMGRHEVGHIDNSMKIPLNHGAGCRFEGEFTINKVPGNFHVSTHSATAQPQNPDMTHTIHKLAFGEKLQVQKVQGAFNALGGANKLSSNPLASYDYILKIVPTVYEDLSGKQRFSYQYTVANKEYVAYSHTGRIIPAIWFRYDLSPITVKYTERRQPFYRFITTICAIVGGTFTVAGIIDSCIFTASEAWKKIQIGKMS; from the exons ATTTGATATCTACAGGAAAGTGCCCAAAGATCTCACACAGCCAACATACACAGGAGCTTTCA TTTCCATCCTCTGCTGTGTCTTCATACTGTTCCTGTTTCTGTCTGAGCTGACGGGCTTCATAGCCACTGAAAT AGTAAATGAACTGTATGTGGATGACCCTGATAAAGACAGTGGTGGGAAGATAGATGTGAGTTTAAACATCAGTTTGCCAAACTTGCACTGTGATT TGGTGGGTTTGGACATTCAAGATGAGATGGGCCGCCATGAGGTCGGTCACATAGACAACTCCATGAAGATTCCTCTCAACCATGGTGCTGGTTGTCGCTTCGAGGGAGAGTTCACTATCAACAAA GTGCCAGGAAACTTTCATGTGTCGACACATAGTGCTACGGCTCAACCACAAAACCCTGACATGACCCACACCATCCACAAACTAGCCTTTGGAGAAAAGTTGCAG GTACAGAAAGTCCAAGGAGCCTTTAATGCGTTAGGAGGGGCCAACAAGCTGTCATCTAATC CTCTGGCCTCATATGACTACATACTGAAGATTGTACCGACAGTATATGAAGACCTATCCGGCAAACAGAGGTTCTCGTACCAGTACACAGTAGCTAACAAG gAATATGTTGCTTACAGCCACACTGGCAGAATTATCCCAGCAATCTGGTTCAGATATGACCTCAGTCCAATCACAGTCAAGtacacagagaggaggcagcCCTTCTACCGCTTCATCACAACA ATTTGCGCCATCGTTGGAGGGACATTCACTGTGGCGGGAATCATCGACTCCTGTATATTCACTGCTTCGGAGGCCTGGAAGAAGATCCAGATAGGAAAAATGTCATGA